The Cyclobacteriaceae bacterium DNA segment GGTTTTAACCCTACGGGCAGCCCATACACCAACCAGCACGGTTATAATCATGTACAGAATAATGGAAGTCAGCAGCAACTTTCTTCAGCAGGTTTAAGCTGCGAAGATTACTTTTTTCTGCTTAACTGAAAAGTACGGGTGACGTTAAATCCGAAATGAATGTCGCCATCCCAAAAATTTCCACTGGTTTCAGCAACCACCGATCGTTCAATCAAACCTAGCGAGTTAGTAAATACCAGTTGAAAAACGTGGCCTCCGGTTTCAATATCAATACCAAAACCAATCGCATTGTATCGTTCATAAGCCGGAAGATCATTTTCTCTTGAATTCAGTCTGATGAGATATTCAGCAGTAAACGCCATGCTTCTTGAAATCTTTTGACGGCCAGCAAAACCGAGCGCAAAATCATCGTTATTTTCATACTGCTGATCAACGGTGTTTCGATGAACAATGATGGGATTAACCTGCAACGACAGCCCTGGCGTAAATTTTCTGGCTATCAGCAACTGCCCTACGTACGAAATCCGGTCATTTGCAGTAATCGGCACAATGCTTTCGTCCTTTTTGGGCGATGATTTGTAATTCAAAGTACCAAGTGCAGTTACGCTAACAGGAATTTTACCCGGATGCTGTGCTAGAAGTTTGTACCGTGCAAATGCATCAAAAGATTTATCAATGGAATTACGACCCAACCCCACTCCAAGCCTATCCGTAATACCATATTCCAGTCCAAGGCGAACATAGGCATCATCCAGTCCCCATAAGGTATAGGCACCTTGATTGATCCGACCAAACCGATGTGAAAAAATAAATTCCAACGTTCCTTTTGGTCTTGTCTCAACCGATTGAAGATTAATGACCCGGCTTCCTTTAAACGTGGCAATTGTTTCGTTTGTCACCGGTTCTTTCGTTAAGTCGTTTAATAAATCATCCTGAGCTGATGAGAGGATTGAAATCAAAATAAAAATCAAGCTTAAAATGGATTGACTCATCTTCATGCCAGATTCCCTTTGCTTCGCGATACCTACCGGATTATTCACGGCCTTTTCTTTTTCCTTTTGATCTCGGATTTTGGATAAATCCGGAGTTGAGGCAACCTGTTTAATGAAAATCTTCATAAAAATTACCGGGGTTTATACACAAGGTCTACCGTTACCTCAACTTGCTCAGCAATGTTCTGCCAAAGTATTTGAGGGATTTTGATTTTGTAATCAGCCAGCTTGATCATGAACGTTGATTTCATGGAAACGCCTTGTGTGCTAACTTCTAATACTCCCGGAATCTCAACTGACTGCGTTACCCCATGAATGAACATTTTACCTGTTGCCCGTACCTGCTGCTTACCTGTTTTTGATGCATCAAAACCTTCCACCTTTCCGGAAAAAGTAGAGCGGGGATACTTTTCTGACTCCATATACTTTTCATTGAAGTGCTGCTGCATCAGTTTTTTCTCAAACTGAAACTGATTATTAGGAACAGCAAACGCAATTTCACCGGTGGTGACATCAAATGCACTGGTTGTATGCTTGTTTTCAGCCTTTATGTTCTCCAACGTGGCTTCTGAAAAAAAGGTGATGACGCCTTCGCTCAACACATATCGCTGTGCCTGGGCAGAAATAGCCACCACCCCTAACCAAACCAGGAGAATACTTTTACTCAACATGAATCAATTAGCACCACTATCAACCCAACAGGCAATCAGTTTAATCTGATCTGCCGTCAACGCTCCGCCAGGTGCAGCTGATCCGCCCTTGGGCATGTTGCCACTTGTTGTATTGGATTTTATAGCAGCAGCATTGCTCTTTGCCGTATTAAAGTCAAACCAGTTACCATTATCAGGATGACAACCGCTAAACTGACATTTGGCTTGAAAAATAGCCAATATATCCCCGGTGTATGTGATGCCGGTATTACTGGCTACAGAAGCATTAACATTTATTGAACAACCCGCATCATCTTCAACTGTGATCACATAATTGCCTGCACTGAGTCCATTAAATGTTGCCACTGATCCAAACGCACCACTACCCAATTTATATTGGTAAGGAGGTGTACCTCCTGTTACGTTGGCAGTAACGGATCCATTGGGCGATAAACAGTTTGTCTGTGCTTCTATGTCTGGCGTACCAGCAACTGGTCCGGAAGGAGCAGTCAACACTACTGCAGCAAGTTGCTTTTCACATCCCCGATTATCTTTTACACTGATGTTGTATGAGCCTCCACCGAGGTTGCTAAAGGTGGCATTGCTGCCATAAGCACCGGTACCGATTTTAAATTGGTATGGGCCCTGTCCGCCAGTTGCCGAAACCTGAATGGATCCATTATTCGTACCACACTCAGTAGGATCATTATCAGCAACCAATTGAATGGCCAGGTCAGAAGTATTGCAATCAAACGGCTCTGGCTCATCACCACTCGAACAACTTACATACACGGTAACGCTCATAACCGCTACTGCACTTAACAATCGAAAAGCTAATCTCATAGGCGGGTCTATTTTGTATTTAAAAAATTGTATTTCAGGTTAAAAAAAGCCCCAAAACTGGCCAGTGAAACATCACCTTCACCCACACCGGCCAGCGGGGCTTTATAAAACGGCTCCAGTTGAATGGCCCATCGGGTATTCAACTGCTTATTCAAGCCAACTGAAAGATTCAGCATGCTGAACCATTCATTATTTTTTCCGCGTATCGTTTGCTCGTATGTATATACATTACCGTATCCACCTTCCACATAATACACGTAATTCTCCCTGCTCATCAAGTAGGAGGATGCACCCAACCCTGCATAAAGCGACCAAGTTTGTCCGGGTGAAAAGTTGTAATACAGCATTACAGGAACATCCCACATGCGGCAATCTCCATCAACCCTGTCGCTCGCCTGACCATAATACTCTATGTCGCGAGCGGAGTAAAACTTATTAGCCCGTATTAAACCAGTGGCTACCGAAATATTTTTAGTTAAGTTGTATTCAACCAGCAAACCATAGTTCACCCCCAGCTTGTCGGGTTGAACGGATTTTACGGTTGAGTAATCAGGTGAAATCGCAAGCTTTACAGCAAAGCCACGATAAGCTTTCGCTGACTCATCATTTTTATCAGCACCTTCTTTCTTATCTTCAGCAATATGAGCTTCCGGTTTACTTACCGGCTCTTCCTCAACAGCTATTGAATCAGTTGATACCAAAACTGTTTGATTGCTGCTCATGGCAACCGTGCTAGGCTTTTCAGTAAATTGCTGTTTCTCAATTTTATTTTCCCGTCCTTCTTCAGAAATACCGACAACTGAAAGATCTTTCTGTTCGTCAGGTGATATTTTCGTTTCAACATTCCGTTCCCCCTTCCGCCCACTTGAAATTTGTGTTTCCTCAACTTCTTTATAATTATCGCTCAATACAGCAATCTTTTCTGGTTTCGAAAAGGAATTTGATTTCGAAACAACTTCATTTTTGCTGCTACCACTGATCGAACGATCATTGTCTTTTTCAGAAATTCCAAAATGAGTATCAGACACCTCATCCGTTGATGCACTGGACTCAACGGACTGTAGCGAAGCATCATCCTCACTTTCCTGATGGGCAATGTCTTTACCGTTCTGCACTTGTTTTGCTGATGCCTGAACTTCATCTCCTTCAAACCTCGTTCCCAATCCCCACCAAACCAAAACCACTACAGCAAGTCCGAGTATTGATCCGGTTATAGCCGTTTTGTTTTGCCAGAAGAACCCGGCTCGCGTTGCCTGATCCAACCGATTGTTCATATCGGTCCAATCGGGCATAGCCGAGTCACCCTCCGATTGCTCAGCCGCGCGCTTAAAAAGATCATCCAACTCCTGATCAGACTGATTTTGCATAACTTCCTTCATTCATTTTTTCCAACATACTTCGTAGTCGCTCCCTGGCCTTTGAAAGGTTTGACTTCGATGTTCCCTCTGATATTCCAAGGATCACTCCGATTTCTTCATGCGTATATCCATCAATTGCATACAAGTTGAACACCATGCGATACGCGGGTGTCAGGCTTTGCACCATCGCCATCAACTCCTTATGCGATAGTTCCTCCAGCGCAGTGGATCGCACAATAAACCGATCGGCTACTTCTTCTACTGCTTGTTGATAGTAATGTTTATTTTCTTTGCGATAGAGATCAATTGAAGCGTTGATCATAATTCTTCTGATCCACGCTTTAAAAGAAGTATCCGGTTTATACTGATCTATCTTTTGAAAAATTTTCATAAAACCATCATTCGTTACTTCCCTTGCCTCCTCCGTTGTTCTGCAATACCGCAAACACACACTGAAGCAATAGCCATAGTACTGATTGTACAGTTGGCGCTGGCTTTCGCGATCGTTTCGTTTGCATCCTTCAATCAGGGTATGCATGGGTGATGGGTTCGGGTCTTGAAAATCCTACACAGTACGGATGGTTTCAGTGAAGGGTTGCCTTCGGAAAAGAAAGTTACGAAGGTTTACAGCGTTAATGCAGCGGGGCTTAAAACGAAAAACCCCCGAAGTCCTTGACTCCGGGGGTTAATCTTGTCTATAGTTGGCTTTAATCTGTAACAAATGTAAGGGGAGCCATTTTATCTACAATTCTCTAATCGCCAGTCGGCTAAAATTGGGGATAGAATGTCGCTAATCCGGATAAACAGTGCCCTAAAAAATGAAAATCCCCGACATGTTCACGACAAGGGGGATTTTCAAAGTCTACAGTTGGCTTTAATCGAGGATAAAGGTACAATAATTTGTCGCAAAAGCAACTTAAGTTCAGTTTTTCAGGCAAATGCGCGCCATTTTTTAGTCAATCTGGCTGTTTCGTAGTGATGGTATCAGCTTGTACTGAATCGGGCTTTATAAACTTGTCCTCGATCCGCTCTTTCAATTGTGGCCTGGAACCAGGAAATGTGGTTCTGGTGGCGATATCATAACTGGCATAAAACAACAACACCAGAAATACGATTGCGAATCCGAGGAATATCTTTCTTGAACGTGACATGTCTTGAAACAGGAAAGGGGCTGACGCCCCTTCTCCCTTAATTTGATTTAACTGATTACTTAACCTTCTTTACCACTGCATCAAACGCTTCGCGATGGTTCATGGCCAGATCGGCCAATACTTTACGGTTAAGATCAATACCGGCAGTTTTAAGTTTACCCATAAACTGCGAGTATGACATACCATGCTCACGCACACCTGCATTGATACGGGTAATCCAGATGGCACGATACTCTCTTTTCTTTTGCTTGCGGTCGCGGTAGGCGTACACGAGACCTTTTTCTACGGCATTCTTTGCTACCGTCCATACATTCTTCTTACGGCCGAAAAATCCTTTCGCCAGTTTAAGAATGCGTTTGCGCTTGGCGCGCGATGCTACGTTGTTTACTGATCTTGGCATTTTACTTTACATTTTTGGTTGTTGGCGAATCTTCTGTTTCAAGAATGCTTGGATGCCAAAAACCGGGTTAAACATGTATCCCGAATTTTTCGGGACTAAACCGATTATGATACAAGCGCTTATACCGCGTAAGGAAGCATGAACTTTACGTTCTTCATGTCTTCAGCACGTACTACAGCTTTGTTACTTAATCTTCTCTTTTGCTTGGTTTCCTTCTTTGTCAGGATGTGGTTTTTAAACGCACGCTTACGCTTCACTTTACCGGTACCGGTAACCTTGAAACGTTTCTTTGCGCCTGACTTGGTTTTTACTTTAGGCATCGTATCGAATTATTAAATCAAACTTTATTTTCCCTTACCCTTCGGCTGTACCAGTAGCGACATCCGCTTTCCTTCCAGTTTGGGCATTTGTTCTACCTTTCCATGGTCTTCCAACCCCTGAGCAAACTTCAGCAACAAAATTTCACCGCGCTCCTTATAAACAATGGTACGCCCTGGAAAAAATACGGTTGCTTTTACTTTTGCTCCTTCCTGCAAAAAGTTGATGGCGTGCTTCAGCTTAAAGTTGAAATCATGCTCATCGGTGTTTGGGCCAAAACGAATCTCCTTCACCACCACCTTAATGGCTTTGGCCTTAATCTCCTTCTGTTTTTTCTTCTGCTCGTATTTAAACTTCGAGTAGTCGGTAACCTTACAAACCGGAGGATCAGCATTTGGGGAGATTTCCACCAAATCAAGCCCTTGTTCCTGGGCTATTTTCAATGCCTCCTTTACGGGATAAACATCTACTCTGACATTTTCTCCTACTAACCGTACCCTAGGTGCGGTAATCCTTTCATTTATGCGATAGGGCTCTTCGGGTCTGAATGGGCCCCTTCGAAAAGGTCTGTTTGTCTGGTTAATGATACGTTCTCGTGTTTAAATTCAACAACATTTATGCTCAAATGAGCCTATTTTCCTCAAAAAACAGGGTGCAAATATCGGTATATTATTCAGATTTCAAAATTCTGAAATCAGTTCCTAGGGGCAGCCGCCTGGGTCTTAAAGTCCTCGACAAACTGCTCAAACGGCATTGAACCCGCATCACCTTTACCATGTATGCGCACCGAAACCTTCTTCTCGGCTACTTCCTTCTCCCCAACAATTAACATATAAGGTATTTTCTTAACCTCTGCATCGCGGATTTTACGTCCAATCTTTTCATCACGATCATCTAATAATCCCCTGATATCCATAGCCTTAAGGGTATTATAGATTTCTTCAGCATAAGCATTGAACCGCTCTGATATCGGCAATACCGCTATTTGATCGGGCGATAGCCAAAGCGGGAAGTTACCTCCACAATGTTCTATCAACACGGCAACGAACCGCTCCAGTGAACCAAATGGCGCCCTGTGGATCATTACCGGCCTGTGGCGCTGATTGTCTGAACCCACATACTCCAACTCAAAACGCTGGGGTAATTGATAGTCGACTTGAATGGTCCCCAACTGCCAACTGCGGCCCAAGGCATCCTTCACCATGAAATCGAGTTTGGGGCCATAGAAGGCCGCCTCCCCTTTTACGGCTACGGTTTTAAGGCCTCGTTCGTCAGCTGCTTCCTGAATTTCACGCTCTGCACGATCCCACAGTTCATCATCGCCAATGTACTTTTGCTTGTTTTCAGGGTCGCGCAATGAAACCTGTGCTGTATAGTTTTCAAAGCCCAGTGAGTTAAACACATGGAGCACCAGATCAATCACCTTAATAAACTCATCCTTCACCTGATCGGGGCGGCAGAAAATGTGTGCATCATCCTGCGTGAAGCCACGAACACGAGTCAAGCCATGTAGTTCACCGCTCTGTTCATACCGGTACACCGTACCGAATTCGGCAAGGCGTATTGGAAGATCTTTGTATGACCGGGGTTTTGAATTGTAGATCTCGCAATGGTGCGGGCAGTTCATGGGTTTGAGTAAGAACTCCTCTCCCTCATCTGGTGTATGAATAGGCTGAAAGGAATCTTTCCCATATTTCTCATAGTGGCCAGAAGTAACGTACAGGTTTTTACTTCCGATGTGTGGTGTAACCACCGGATCGTACCCGGCCTTTACCTGTGCTCTGCGCATGAATTGCTCAAGGCGTTCGCGAAGGATAGTACCTTTGGGCAACCAAAGCGGTAAGCCCATGCCCACCTTTTCAGAAAACGTAAACAACTCCAGCTCTTTACCAAGCTTGCGGTGATCGCGCTTTTTGGCTTCCTCCAAAAGATGAAGGTATTCTTCAAGCTCCTTCTGTTTTGGAAAGGTAATGCCGTAGATGCGGGTGAGCATCTTATTTTTCTCATTGCCACGCCAATAAGCACCAGCAACGTTCAACAACTTAATGGCTTTAATAAAACCGGTATGCGGTATGTGCGGACCTTTACATAAATCCGTAAAGTTACCCTGCTCATAAAACGTAATGGTTCCGTCCGTGAGCTCGCTGATCAGTTCAAGCTTGTATGGATCATTTTTCTTTGTAAAAAATTCAAGCGCTTCATTTTTGGTTACCTCACGTCTGGCGAATGAACTTTCCTTTTTGGCCAGCTCCTTCATTTTGCTTTCAAGTGCCGCCAAATCTTCTTCACCAAAAGGCTTATCACCCAAATCCACATCATAGTAAAATCCATTTTCGATAGGCGGACCAATGCCGAACTTTACACCGGGGTGCAGCGCTTCAAGTGCTTCGGCCATCAGGTGGGCAGAAGAATGCCAGAAAGCATATTTTCCTCCCCCATCATTCCAAGTCAGGATTTTTACAGCTGCATCTTTTTCGATGCTGCGCGAGAGATCCCGGATTTCTCCGTCTACTTCAATCGCCAAGGCATTTCGGGCAAGGCCTTCGCTGATACTCTTTGCAATGTCAATTCCCTTAACGCCAGATGGAAACTCACGAATGCTCCCGTCCGGCAAACTAATCTTAATACTCATTTCGATTTTTTAAAAACAGGTGCAAATATAGGCAGCCCAGCGCTTTAAAGCTTGAATTGCGCGGTAAACAACACCCCGAATTTTCGGGCGCGGTCGTTTTCGAGGTAGCTCAGGCGGTGGACAAAATCTACACGCAAAAACTTAAAGATATTTTCAACACCATACCCCAATTCAATGTACGGCCGGTCGAGTGTTAAATTGCTGTTCCCCACCGGAAAGGGAAGCGGTTCGCTCATAGCCAGGTTTTCGTCATTCAAATCGCCATATATCACATTGGCCAAACCCGTCAGCCTCCACTTTAGCTTGCGCATCAAAGGAACACGGTTAAGCAAAAAGCCTTCGAAATACTGGCGGTACTGCAGCGATACAAAACGATCACTGAAAAACTCACCAAAGTTCATCAAACTGTAAATCACATCGGTATAGAACGGTGTTTCATTTCCAATGTGGAAGGATAACAGCGGGTATGGCAAGGTTCCGTTAATGTACTCTCCGGTAATGGTAGCTTTACCCGTTCCCAACGGACCCATGGGAAGTTTCTTTAAAATTGAAAACCTGTATTTATCGTATTCAAAATCACTTCCGCCAACACCTTTTAATCCGCGCGTATAGCGCAACGTAATGATCGGCCACTTTTGGGCTCCCAGACTTACCCGTTCATTATCGTATTGCAAAAACAATTCATCACGCGCAAAGCGGGATTCGAGAATTACTTCTGCTGTTTGAAAATTCTGCTGCAGGGATGTAATGTCTCCGGGATTCGAATAGTACCCAAAATCAAAAACCGGCTTAAAGGTGTTATACCTTACGGCAATGCGCTGCGAAAAACCTTTGATCAACTCGCGCTGAAAATTAAAACGGCTCTCATCAAAGTAATACCCACGCCTGAAAACCCCAAAGCGGGTAGCGGCAAGAAACAGGTAATCATCCGCCAGGTTTTCATCATCAATACCTACCCTGCCCAAATCACTTCGCACCCGAATGCTCATGGTGGTCCATCGCTTGCGATCAATAATGTGCTGAACAAAAGCTGAGTACTTTATTCGTTCATCATCAAAGCCATATCCTAACTGCGCACCAAAGCTTATCTTTTTACTAAAGGAATAATTTGTTTTAAATCCGGATTGAATGCGCACGCCTTCAATGTCGTTCAAGGCAACAAGACTCAGGTATGGCCCAACATCAACCTTACCTACTTTCTTATATCCATTGATGAGGATTTTTACAATATCGATGTATGTTCTTACCACCGGAATGTGCTGAAGCGTATCGATCATTCGATAGACATTCTTTTCCGTTTCGGTAAGTGGATCGTGACGAAGTTTATTCCAATGATCTTCATCATTCATGTTGAGGATGTATCCTTCATCCAGTATAATTTGCTTCTCATAAAATTTCGGATCCTTTGGCTCATTCACCACAATATTTCTGTTGGAGGTGTAGAACTTAGCAAGCATTCCAGCCCATTGATCACGAATTTCCCCCGCATCCACCAACACCCTGTTTTTAACCGGTATCCACGCGCCTCCTTCTGTTTTGGACAGCTCTTGTTGTATCTTGATTTTTTCAATAAAGTTCAGGTTCGCTTCTTTGCCTACGGTTACTTCAATCCGCTTAATAGCATATTCATTTTTGGTTATCCACATGGTGCCAGTAAAGGCTAGCGCTTGCGGACTTTTTGGAAAGAAATCCAATCGGTAACAGTAATCGCCATCCACGTCCAGGCTGTCCATCAGGTCATATTCATAGTACAACCTCCAGCCATCAGCTATTGGAGATACAAAATCCTTATCGAGAATATTCAGCCAGTTTTTGTAAAAATTATATTCCTGAAAAGATGCGCCCACCAACTGGGCCATCAACGAACCATCCTCGAAACCGATGCCGCTGATTTTCGTTTCCTTAATGTTCTCAAACTTCAACTCCGGGTTGTTGCGGTAATAAAATTTAGAAACACTTTCAGAAATGAATACAGGCAATACCGGTTTTCCATCTTCACCCGCAATCTGTTGAATACTATCCATTACCTGCGTAATGCGTGAGATCAGTTTCTTCTCTTTGAATTTGTCGGTGATATTATCGACATCAATTTCAATTTTTGAATAGGAATCAAATTCATACGCACTGAGTTTACGCTTGTCGTTGAACTCTTTATTTTTTACCACATTGCGGAGCACCGCAAAAGCCGGGTTCTCGCCAGCCATAATAACAATATCGCGCAGGCGCGTCACTTCCTCCTCAAGCTGAAAATTGATTGTTTGCGTAATCCCCCTTTGTACCGCTTTTGTTCGGGGTTTATAGCCGATATAACTGGCTTGTAACGAATCAGTCGGGGAAGTTGTGCGCAATACATAGTTCCCATCAAAATCGGTAGTGGTGCCAATGCTGGTACCTTTAAATACCACGTTGACAAAAGGAATCGGATCCCCGGAAAAAGCATCCGTAATCTTACCCCGGATAACGGTTTCCTGGGCAAGAATTACAGCCGGAAAAAGTATAAGCCAAACTAAGACCTTTAAACGGGTAGTCAGACGCACAATATTGGAGTACACACGCAGTGGTTAACTTCAAAAATAATCAATTAAACTGTTTGAAACCGGAATAGGTTTCAGATCACGAAATAATAATCTCTTCTTTTTCACCCAGAAACTGCGGATTTGTCTTAAAAACGTATAGATCCAAAACTGCCTTGGTGCGCGCAAAGTATTCGCGAACACGTACTTTAAGCGAGGATTCAAACTCCGGCTCAGCGGCTACCATAGCCACCGCATCAATGCCGTAATAATTGCTGATGAATAACGCCCGGTAACTGTGAAAGGTCTGGGTAATGATCATGATTTTTTCCTGACCAAAAATTTCCTTGCTGCGCACCACCGAATCAAGCGTTCGTAAACCGGCATAATCCAACGTAATGGAACGGGTAGGAACACCGCGTGCAACCAAGGCTTTCTGCATTTCAAGCGGCTCGTTATAGTAACGTGTGCGGTTGTCTCCGCTAACAATAAAGTGATCAATTTTACCAAGCTGGTACAGTTCGGACGCGCGATCCATCCGGTGTTCAAAAAAAGGATTTGACGCGCCCCCAACAAGCTTATGACTGGTACCCAAAACAAGCGCAACCCGGTGGTCACCTAATTGCTCAGCATCATAGAACACACGATCTTCTGTACTCTTGACTACCCAAATATTTGAGCCAATAAAAAAGAAAAGAAAAGTACTTACCAGAATATACAATACGCGCTTTGCCCGCTTCATCGAGAGGAAATTAAAACCAACTGGCAGCAAGTTAAGGATTTGTCCGGAGAAACTCCTTTTCAATTATTTCAGAACGCTTCACCATTTTTTTATACCAGGCCAGCCTGAGTTGATCCTTTTCTTCAACGCTTAGCCCATAGTTTTCTTGTGCTGACTTGAGCTTTGAAATTGCAGCACTCAAACAAATGGCCACACTGGCAGAAATATTCAGACTTTCCGTAAACCCGTACATAGGAATTTTTATCCGATGATCCGCATACGTTAATGCATATTCCGAAAGACCCTCCAGTTCATTGCCAAAAATAAAAGCCGCCTTACTGGCACAGGGATCAATGTCGTAAACCGATATACTTTCAGCACCCGGATCGGTGGCATACAGTGTATAGCCATTATCCTTCAATTGTCTAAAGCAAGCTTCCGTGTTGTTTTTGTTTTTTTGTTTGTATCGATGCAGGCTTAACCACTTGTACGATCCCTTCAACACGTACTTATTTACTTCATACTTCGTTGTATTCTCAATAATGTGAATATCCTGAAGGCCCATACACTCGCACGTGCGCAAGGCTGCACTGGCATTTTGCGATTGATAGATGTCTTCCAATACTACCGTAACTTGTTTGGTGCGTTCGGTTAATACCTTTTCAGCAAATTCTTTCTTGTGCTCAGAAATATATTGAGCGAAATGTTCTAATAACAATTGTTCCTGCCGGGATAATGGCATACTTAACTGAACAAAGCTCCTGCAATGGTAGCGGTCATCATGGTGGCCAGCGATGCTGCCATTAGTGCACGCAAACCAAGTCGTGATAAGTCGGATTGCCGATTGGGTGCCATGCTTCCAATACCCCCAATTTGAATGGCGATAGAACTGAAGTTGGCGAAGCCACAAAGCGCGTACGTAGAAATGATGATCGATTTCTCACTTAATACATTCATGGATTTCATTTCGGCAAGGCCGAGGTAAGCCACAAATTCATTGATTACTAATTTTTGACCAAGCAAGCTGCCGACATAAATGGTTTCCGACCATTCCACTCCCATGATAAAGGCAAACACCCGGAAAATCTGGCCAAAAATATACTGAAGAGAAAACCCGTTGAAGGCTCCGTTGGTAGTCGACTGAACCCATCCGTTTAATCCCGTCCATGCACCGATTCCATCTACCAATATCCAGTTCAAGGCATAAATGATGGCGATAAACGCGAGCAGCATGCCACCGATATTCAGCGCCAGCTTAATTCCATCTGATGCACCTGTTGCAAACGCATCAATCACGTTTACGCCAATGGAGTCTTTGCTTACGTTCAACTGCCGATCGATTTTTTCGGGTTCGTTTTCCGGTAAAAAAATTTTGGCCATCACAATAGCCGCGGGCGCATTCATGATGGAAGCAGACAACAGATAAGTCGCGAATTTTCCATACTCCTCCGGATTACCTCCACCTAAAAAGGTGATGTAAGCGCCCATTACACTGCCTGCAATCGTAGCCATCCCCCCCGTCATCAAACAGTGCAACTCCGATTGCGTCATTTTGGAAATGAATGGACGAACCAGCAAGGGTGCTTCGGTTTGGCCCAAAAAAACATTGCCTGCTGCCGACAAACTTTCTGCACCTGACAAGCGCATGGTTTTGGTCATGATCCAGGCAAAGCCGTA contains these protein-coding regions:
- the thrS gene encoding threonine--tRNA ligase, producing the protein MSIKISLPDGSIREFPSGVKGIDIAKSISEGLARNALAIEVDGEIRDLSRSIEKDAAVKILTWNDGGGKYAFWHSSAHLMAEALEALHPGVKFGIGPPIENGFYYDVDLGDKPFGEEDLAALESKMKELAKKESSFARREVTKNEALEFFTKKNDPYKLELISELTDGTITFYEQGNFTDLCKGPHIPHTGFIKAIKLLNVAGAYWRGNEKNKMLTRIYGITFPKQKELEEYLHLLEEAKKRDHRKLGKELELFTFSEKVGMGLPLWLPKGTILRERLEQFMRRAQVKAGYDPVVTPHIGSKNLYVTSGHYEKYGKDSFQPIHTPDEGEEFLLKPMNCPHHCEIYNSKPRSYKDLPIRLAEFGTVYRYEQSGELHGLTRVRGFTQDDAHIFCRPDQVKDEFIKVIDLVLHVFNSLGFENYTAQVSLRDPENKQKYIGDDELWDRAEREIQEAADERGLKTVAVKGEAAFYGPKLDFMVKDALGRSWQLGTIQVDYQLPQRFELEYVGSDNQRHRPVMIHRAPFGSLERFVAVLIEHCGGNFPLWLSPDQIAVLPISERFNAYAEEIYNTLKAMDIRGLLDDRDEKIGRKIRDAEVKKIPYMLIVGEKEVAEKKVSVRIHGKGDAGSMPFEQFVEDFKTQAAAPRN
- a CDS encoding DUF5686 family protein, whose product is MYSNIVRLTTRLKVLVWLILFPAVILAQETVIRGKITDAFSGDPIPFVNVVFKGTSIGTTTDFDGNYVLRTTSPTDSLQASYIGYKPRTKAVQRGITQTINFQLEEEVTRLRDIVIMAGENPAFAVLRNVVKNKEFNDKRKLSAYEFDSYSKIEIDVDNITDKFKEKKLISRITQVMDSIQQIAGEDGKPVLPVFISESVSKFYYRNNPELKFENIKETKISGIGFEDGSLMAQLVGASFQEYNFYKNWLNILDKDFVSPIADGWRLYYEYDLMDSLDVDGDYCYRLDFFPKSPQALAFTGTMWITKNEYAIKRIEVTVGKEANLNFIEKIKIQQELSKTEGGAWIPVKNRVLVDAGEIRDQWAGMLAKFYTSNRNIVVNEPKDPKFYEKQIILDEGYILNMNDEDHWNKLRHDPLTETEKNVYRMIDTLQHIPVVRTYIDIVKILINGYKKVGKVDVGPYLSLVALNDIEGVRIQSGFKTNYSFSKKISFGAQLGYGFDDERIKYSAFVQHIIDRKRWTTMSIRVRSDLGRVGIDDENLADDYLFLAATRFGVFRRGYYFDESRFNFQRELIKGFSQRIAVRYNTFKPVFDFGYYSNPGDITSLQQNFQTAEVILESRFARDELFLQYDNERVSLGAQKWPIITLRYTRGLKGVGGSDFEYDKYRFSILKKLPMGPLGTGKATITGEYINGTLPYPLLSFHIGNETPFYTDVIYSLMNFGEFFSDRFVSLQYRQYFEGFLLNRVPLMRKLKWRLTGLANVIYGDLNDENLAMSEPLPFPVGNSNLTLDRPYIELGYGVENIFKFLRVDFVHRLSYLENDRARKFGVLFTAQFKL
- a CDS encoding ElyC/SanA/YdcF family protein, with protein sequence MKRAKRVLYILVSTFLFFFIGSNIWVVKSTEDRVFYDAEQLGDHRVALVLGTSHKLVGGASNPFFEHRMDRASELYQLGKIDHFIVSGDNRTRYYNEPLEMQKALVARGVPTRSITLDYAGLRTLDSVVRSKEIFGQEKIMIITQTFHSYRALFISNYYGIDAVAMVAAEPEFESSLKVRVREYFARTKAVLDLYVFKTNPQFLGEKEEIIIS
- a CDS encoding RNA methyltransferase; protein product: MPLSRQEQLLLEHFAQYISEHKKEFAEKVLTERTKQVTVVLEDIYQSQNASAALRTCECMGLQDIHIIENTTKYEVNKYVLKGSYKWLSLHRYKQKNKNNTEACFRQLKDNGYTLYATDPGAESISVYDIDPCASKAAFIFGNELEGLSEYALTYADHRIKIPMYGFTESLNISASVAICLSAAISKLKSAQENYGLSVEEKDQLRLAWYKKMVKRSEIIEKEFLRTNP
- a CDS encoding nucleoside transporter C-terminal domain-containing protein, yielding MDYLRGLIGIGVIIAIAFAFSLYRKKVDWKLVTSGIILQIVIALLISKVTVVQQGFSALGDGFVTFLSFASRGAQFLFGDLAFNSDNQEGTRHGLGFLFAFQALPMVIFFSSVTAGLYYLGVLQKIVYGFAWIMTKTMRLSGAESLSAAGNVFLGQTEAPLLVRPFISKMTQSELHCLMTGGMATIAGSVMGAYITFLGGGNPEEYGKFATYLLSASIMNAPAAIVMAKIFLPENEPEKIDRQLNVSKDSIGVNVIDAFATGASDGIKLALNIGGMLLAFIAIIYALNWILVDGIGAWTGLNGWVQSTTNGAFNGFSLQYIFGQIFRVFAFIMGVEWSETIYVGSLLGQKLVINEFVAYLGLAEMKSMNVLSEKSIIISTYALCGFANFSSIAIQIGGIGSMAPNRQSDLSRLGLRALMAASLATMMTATIAGALFS